One window from the genome of Schistocerca piceifrons isolate TAMUIC-IGC-003096 chromosome 1, iqSchPice1.1, whole genome shotgun sequence encodes:
- the LOC124778002 gene encoding piggyBac transposable element-derived protein 2-like, translating into MRSRFQTIPVEECVSVDEQICSTKARSYLKQHMPNKPHKYGYKLFVISGISGYAYDFEIFTGDENEPEKRVTGEEDLGASANVVVRLSRILPRNMNHKLYCDNYYTSLPLLVWLHKQGIYSLGTVRRNRVPDCKLPSEAELKKMARGASVERVATVDGVDISNVVWKDNKSVMLLSTLAGQHPIHEAGRYDKKTKSRITIPCPQIIKLYNKHMGGVDLLDSIMGRHKILVKSRKWYIRLFYHILDMGVVNSWLLYRRVAETKGIRRTMKLSEFRMEIAHCLCRSGQTSAKRGRPSNELENQIQAKKTKGPTAHVPPQDVRLDQLEIKNHAFKG; encoded by the exons ATGAGATCTCGGTTTCAAACAATACCTGTTGAGGAGTGTGTTTCTGTTGATGAACAGATATGTTCAACAAAGGCTAGAAGTTATTTGAAACAACACATGCCAAACAAGCCTCATAAATATGGatacaaattatttgttattagTGGCATATCTGGTTATGCCTACGATTTTGAGATTTTCACTGGAGATGAAAATGAACCAGAAAAAAGAGTGACTGGGGAGGAAGACTTGGGAGCAAGTGCAAATGTTGTAGTTCGACTCAGTAGGATACTACCAAGAAATATGAACCACAAACTGTACTGTGACAATTATTACACAAGTCTGCCACTGCTTGTATGGTTACATAAACAAGGAATTTACTCACTTGGGACAGTCAGAAGAAACAGAGTGCCAGACTGCAAGCTCCCTTCAGAAGCTGAGCTGAAGAAAATGGCACGAGGTGCATCAGTAGAGCGCGTCGCAACAGTGGatggtgttgacatatcaaatgtagtgtggaaagataacaagagtgtgatgttgctttctacacttgctggACAGCATCCTATTCATGAAGCAGGGAGGTATGACAAAAAAACAAAGTCAAGAATAACAATACCTTGTCCACAAATAATTAAGCTCTACAATAAacatatgggaggtgttgacctTCTTGACAGCATAATGGGTCGACATAAAATTCTTGTGAAAAGTCGAAAATGGTATATAAGATTGTTTTACCATATCCTGGACATGGGAGTAGTCAATTCCTGGCTGTTGTATAGGAGAGTAGCAGAAACCAAAGGGATTAGGAGAACTATGAAACTCTCCGAATTTCGAATGGAAATTGCTCACTGTTTGTGTCGCTCAGGTCAAACTTCAGCAAAACGTGGAAGGCCAAGTAATGAACTCGAAAACCAAATACAAGCTAAGAAGACAAAGGGGCCCACAGCACATGTACCTCCACAAGATGTAAGGCTGGATCAA cttgaaataaaaaatcatgcatttaagggttaa